From a region of the Archangium lipolyticum genome:
- the holA gene encoding DNA polymerase III subunit delta has product MSADIEDVLDEAKAGKVQPLYLLWGEEYLVRRGADELVKTLLPDASAGLNFAVLDAGSPREVAQELATLPLFPGRKVVLVRDPEFLAPKKGRGDALGKAREAWKAGKRKEGARRLLALAARAGWGADQLDPGTRGAPSVEQWKEELNVDLAEADLVFLKEVAAFCREERITAPEGDTSALLDLFQKGVPPGHALVMAASEVDAKNPLVKLAADKGRVVERKVAARHKDLEIEPLAEEFLRPFKKKLGKGAAAQLKERIGGNVRLLQSELEKLATYAEGNTIESSDVALLVAHTREEEFFELSEALQNRDFKAALDYTMDAMGQGVHGLQLLGAVASITRGMLENHERLEKYAGGSVPRSFPDFKARVFPRVEEEAKAAKGKAPHPYAAFLAMQGAARYKRRELLDALVACAEADLSLKSSASGKLVIERLLWTVCGSA; this is encoded by the coding sequence ATGAGCGCGGACATCGAAGACGTGCTGGACGAGGCGAAGGCCGGCAAGGTGCAGCCGCTCTACCTGCTGTGGGGCGAGGAGTACCTGGTGCGCCGGGGCGCGGACGAGCTGGTGAAGACGCTGTTGCCGGATGCGTCGGCGGGGTTGAACTTCGCGGTGCTGGACGCGGGCTCCCCGCGCGAGGTGGCGCAGGAGCTGGCCACGCTGCCCCTCTTCCCCGGGCGCAAGGTGGTGCTGGTGAGGGACCCGGAGTTCCTCGCGCCGAAGAAGGGGAGGGGCGACGCGCTGGGCAAGGCGCGCGAGGCGTGGAAGGCGGGCAAGCGCAAGGAGGGCGCGCGGCGGCTGCTGGCGCTGGCGGCGCGCGCGGGGTGGGGCGCGGACCAGTTGGATCCGGGCACGCGCGGGGCCCCGTCGGTGGAGCAGTGGAAGGAGGAGCTGAACGTCGACCTCGCCGAGGCGGACCTGGTCTTCCTCAAGGAGGTGGCCGCGTTCTGCCGCGAGGAGCGCATCACCGCGCCCGAGGGTGACACGAGCGCGCTGTTGGACCTGTTCCAGAAGGGCGTCCCGCCGGGGCATGCGCTGGTGATGGCGGCCTCGGAGGTGGATGCGAAGAACCCGCTGGTGAAGCTCGCGGCGGACAAGGGGCGGGTGGTCGAGCGCAAGGTGGCGGCGCGCCACAAGGACCTGGAGATAGAGCCGCTCGCCGAGGAGTTCCTGCGGCCCTTCAAGAAGAAGCTGGGCAAGGGCGCGGCGGCGCAGCTCAAGGAGCGCATCGGCGGCAACGTGCGGCTGTTGCAGTCCGAGCTGGAGAAGCTGGCGACGTACGCCGAAGGCAACACCATCGAGTCCTCGGACGTGGCGCTGCTGGTGGCGCACACGCGCGAGGAGGAGTTCTTCGAGCTGTCCGAGGCGCTGCAGAACCGCGACTTCAAGGCGGCGCTGGACTACACGATGGACGCGATGGGGCAGGGCGTGCACGGGTTGCAGTTGCTGGGCGCGGTGGCCTCCATCACGCGCGGCATGCTGGAGAACCACGAGCGGCTGGAGAAGTACGCGGGCGGCTCGGTGCCGCGCTCGTTCCCGGACTTCAAGGCGCGCGTGTTCCCCCGGGTGGAGGAGGAGGCCAAGGCGGCGAAGGGCAAGGCCCCTCACCCGTACGCCGCCTTCCTCGCGATGCAGGGCGCGGCGCGCTACAAGCGGCGCGAGCTGCTCGACGCGCTGGTGGCGTGCGCCGAGGCGGACCTGTCGCTCAAGTCCTCCGCGAGCGGCAAGCTCGTCATCGAGCGCCTGCTCTGGACGGTTTGCGGGAGCGCTTGA
- the holB gene encoding DNA polymerase III subunit delta', with protein MTLASVVGQPRAIDALQAALRSGSVHHAYLFAGPEGVGKELAAIGLAQALTCPDKPNEGCGSCDGCSRIAKGSHPDVTWLMPDAERVERGLAGRSDFSGTPSREIRVEQIRGLLERISLRGLESKRKVAIVVDAHTLNQQAQNAFLKTLEEPPSDTTLILLASAPDKLLPTIRSRCSKVYFGPLPVELISQRLQKERKLEPQTAELAAVMAGGSLGRAMALDLDALAARKEVISGFEALKPGDLGALLRWAETFGATRELAEQALSILSLWTRDVALAGAGVERLANRDLETLAREVAARTHEATLHRRHALLEKTKAIIVERNGAPRLQLERMLIELLEGR; from the coding sequence ATGACCCTGGCCTCGGTCGTCGGACAGCCTCGCGCCATCGATGCGCTCCAGGCCGCGCTTCGCAGCGGCTCGGTGCACCATGCCTACCTCTTCGCCGGGCCCGAGGGCGTCGGCAAGGAGCTCGCCGCCATCGGTCTCGCACAGGCGCTCACCTGCCCGGACAAGCCCAACGAGGGGTGTGGTTCCTGTGACGGGTGTTCTCGCATCGCCAAGGGCTCCCACCCTGATGTCACCTGGCTCATGCCGGATGCCGAGCGTGTCGAGCGCGGGCTCGCGGGCCGCTCGGACTTCAGTGGGACTCCTAGCCGGGAGATCCGCGTGGAGCAGATCCGCGGCCTGCTCGAGCGCATCTCCCTTCGCGGGCTCGAGTCCAAGCGCAAGGTCGCCATCGTGGTGGATGCGCACACCTTGAACCAGCAGGCGCAGAACGCGTTCCTCAAGACCCTCGAGGAGCCCCCCTCCGACACCACGCTCATCCTCCTGGCCTCGGCCCCGGACAAGTTGCTGCCCACCATTCGCAGCCGGTGTAGCAAGGTCTACTTCGGCCCGCTGCCTGTGGAGCTCATCTCCCAGCGTCTCCAGAAGGAGCGCAAGTTGGAGCCGCAGACGGCCGAGCTCGCGGCGGTGATGGCGGGCGGCAGTCTGGGCCGCGCGATGGCGTTGGACCTCGACGCACTCGCGGCACGCAAGGAGGTCATCAGCGGCTTCGAGGCGCTCAAGCCCGGCGACCTGGGTGCCCTGCTGCGCTGGGCCGAGACGTTCGGCGCCACGCGTGAGCTGGCCGAGCAGGCGCTCTCCATCCTGTCCCTCTGGACGCGGGACGTGGCGCTGGCGGGGGCGGGTGTGGAGCGTCTGGCCAACAGGGACCTGGAGACGCTGGCGCGCGAGGTGGCGGCGCGCACGCACGAGGCCACGCTGCACCGGCGGCACGCGCTGCTGGAGAAGACGAAGGCCATCATCGTGGAGCGCAATGGGGCGCCGAGGCTTCAGCTCGAGCGGATGCTCATCGAGCTGCTGGAGGGGCGATGA
- a CDS encoding TIGR02757 family protein translates to MPRSKREHTGLSPRDAERLRPCLDAFLASTDSRARIAFDPLEFPHRYRDPRDIEVSALLAAALAYGRADLFRPKVDALLQRMGPSPAAFVRALDVPRARELLEGFVYRFNVGTDVAVLLLGMGRALREHGGLEALFVRGLEARGSWHGALDAFTSALRDVPMAPLRESLGPERGLHHLLPSPLGPGAAKRLNLFLRWMVRGPDGVDLGVWKTVRPSALLIPLDTHIGRISKHLGLTRRNDLSWRTAEEVTASLRALDPEDPVRFDFALCHYGMSGVCPTQPVPENCSRCKLLPACSVGQKTARARSGMKGTRGRTG, encoded by the coding sequence ATGCCCCGGTCAAAGCGAGAACATACAGGGCTGAGCCCCAGAGATGCCGAGCGCTTGCGCCCGTGCCTGGATGCCTTCCTGGCATCGACCGACAGCCGGGCGCGCATCGCCTTCGATCCGCTCGAGTTCCCGCACCGCTATCGCGACCCGAGGGACATCGAGGTGAGTGCGCTGCTGGCGGCGGCGCTGGCGTACGGGCGCGCGGATCTCTTCCGGCCCAAGGTGGACGCGCTGCTCCAGCGCATGGGCCCGTCCCCGGCGGCGTTCGTTCGTGCGTTGGATGTGCCCCGTGCCCGTGAATTGCTCGAGGGCTTCGTCTACCGCTTCAACGTGGGGACGGATGTGGCGGTGCTGTTGTTGGGCATGGGGCGCGCCCTGCGCGAGCACGGCGGCCTGGAGGCGCTCTTCGTCCGGGGTCTCGAGGCCCGTGGCTCCTGGCATGGGGCGCTGGATGCCTTCACCTCGGCCCTTCGGGATGTGCCCATGGCGCCCTTGCGCGAGTCGCTCGGGCCCGAGCGCGGGCTACATCACCTGTTGCCCTCGCCCCTCGGGCCCGGCGCGGCCAAGCGCCTCAATCTCTTCCTCCGGTGGATGGTGCGTGGGCCGGATGGTGTGGACCTGGGTGTCTGGAAGACCGTGCGTCCCTCGGCGCTGCTCATCCCCCTGGATACGCACATCGGGCGCATCTCGAAGCACCTGGGGCTGACCCGGCGCAACGACCTGAGCTGGCGCACCGCCGAGGAGGTCACCGCTTCGCTTCGCGCGCTCGATCCCGAGGACCCCGTCCGCTTCGACTTCGCCCTGTGTCACTACGGCATGAGCGGCGTGTGTCCTACTCAGCCCGTTCCCGAGAATTGCTCACGGTGCAAGTTGTTACCGGCCTGCTCCGTGGGACAGAAGACCGCACGGGCCCGGAGTGGCATGAAGGGAACCCGGGGGCGAACGGGATGA
- a CDS encoding phosphoglycerate mutase family protein, with product MRTTTPRLLLLACLLPLAACSGAHSTGSRVEPSPPPSASTVVLLVRHAEKAAEGGDDPALTPAGQQRAQALLQVAGGAGVSAIYATQYRRTRDTAQPLADQLGVPVTVREIRMGAQAHAAEVAREILSQHQGKTVLVVEHSNTLPSLMEALAGLRIQPIPDAEYDRLMVVVIPPSGPARLILSRYGAPSAIP from the coding sequence ATGCGCACCACTACTCCCCGTCTCCTGCTTCTGGCGTGCCTCCTGCCGCTGGCCGCCTGCTCCGGCGCTCACTCCACGGGCTCGCGGGTCGAGCCCTCTCCTCCGCCGAGCGCGTCCACCGTCGTGCTGCTGGTCCGGCACGCGGAGAAGGCCGCGGAGGGTGGGGATGATCCGGCGCTCACTCCGGCTGGCCAGCAGCGAGCGCAGGCGCTGCTCCAGGTCGCCGGCGGCGCGGGCGTGAGCGCCATCTACGCCACGCAGTACCGCCGGACGCGTGACACGGCTCAGCCGCTCGCGGACCAGTTGGGAGTCCCCGTGACCGTGCGGGAGATTCGCATGGGTGCGCAGGCGCACGCCGCGGAGGTGGCTCGGGAGATCCTCTCCCAGCATCAGGGAAAGACCGTCCTGGTGGTGGAGCACAGCAACACGCTCCCCTCGCTCATGGAAGCGCTGGCCGGGCTTCGCATCCAGCCCATCCCCGATGCCGAGTACGACCGTCTCATGGTGGTCGTGATTCCTCCGTCGGGTCCGGCCCGGCTCATCCTGTCGCGGTACGGTGCGCCCTCCGCCATTCCCTGA
- a CDS encoding MEDS domain-containing protein produces the protein MHESPPLASSSTHSLLEEAGVAVGPTPQQLSLLGPGDHLCLIYERFEEEVAALAPYLRMGLEQGQRCIYALDEHLADEVAAVLEAHGVDVEGERARKALIFLTQRDAFLQWGEFIPERMIDFLHHLEEQALAEGFTGLRTSGEMTWTLGSKRGCESLIRYESQLNRYYMTSNHSLTICQYHRSRFRPEVIRDVMRTHPRVLIGDEVFDNLYYETPEMVLGEESAARRVEWMMGQLKRMRATERTLVKLGTQVEKQAVENARLYEEAREAVRVRDDFLSVASHELKTPLTPLHLRLQALRREAETNAVEFFPRERVVRFVEGAEQQLRKLTSLVDDLLDVSRLVAGKLLLNWQEVDLAEVAREVVARFAQQSEKVGCEVKVAAGTPVMGRWDRLRLEQVMTNLLSNALKYGAGRPVHVRVEAGLEWAVLEVRDEGIGIAPEHLTRIFGKFERAVSGRHYGGLGLGLYITNQLVEAMGGHIQVESQPGRGSTFRVELPRRPAHTA, from the coding sequence ATGCACGAAAGCCCCCCGCTGGCTTCCTCTTCAACGCACTCGCTCCTGGAGGAAGCAGGGGTGGCGGTGGGACCGACCCCCCAACAACTCTCCCTGTTGGGGCCGGGCGATCACCTCTGCCTCATCTACGAACGGTTCGAGGAGGAGGTGGCGGCGCTGGCGCCCTACTTGCGGATGGGGCTCGAGCAGGGTCAGCGCTGCATCTACGCACTGGATGAGCACCTCGCGGACGAGGTGGCCGCGGTGCTGGAGGCGCACGGAGTGGACGTGGAGGGCGAGCGGGCACGCAAGGCCCTCATCTTCCTCACCCAACGCGACGCCTTCCTTCAATGGGGGGAGTTCATCCCGGAGCGGATGATCGACTTCCTCCACCACCTGGAAGAGCAGGCGCTGGCGGAGGGCTTCACGGGGCTGCGCACCTCCGGAGAGATGACGTGGACGCTGGGCTCGAAACGGGGCTGCGAGAGCCTCATCCGCTACGAGTCGCAGCTCAACCGCTACTACATGACCAGCAACCACTCGCTGACCATCTGCCAGTACCACCGGAGCCGATTCCGGCCGGAGGTCATCCGCGACGTGATGCGAACCCACCCGCGAGTCCTCATCGGCGACGAGGTGTTCGACAACCTCTATTACGAGACACCCGAGATGGTGTTGGGGGAGGAGTCGGCGGCCCGGCGGGTGGAGTGGATGATGGGGCAGCTCAAACGGATGAGGGCCACCGAGCGCACGCTGGTGAAGCTGGGAACGCAGGTGGAGAAACAGGCGGTGGAGAACGCGCGGTTGTACGAGGAGGCGCGCGAGGCGGTGCGGGTCCGGGACGATTTCCTCTCGGTGGCCTCACACGAGCTGAAGACGCCGCTGACGCCGCTCCACTTGCGGTTGCAGGCGTTGCGGCGCGAGGCGGAGACGAATGCCGTCGAGTTCTTTCCCCGCGAGCGCGTGGTGCGCTTCGTGGAAGGCGCCGAGCAGCAGCTGCGCAAGCTGACCTCGCTGGTGGACGACCTGCTGGACGTGTCGCGCCTGGTGGCGGGCAAGCTGCTCCTGAACTGGCAGGAGGTGGACCTGGCCGAGGTGGCGCGGGAGGTGGTGGCCCGCTTCGCGCAACAGAGCGAGAAGGTGGGCTGCGAGGTGAAGGTGGCGGCCGGGACCCCGGTGATGGGGCGGTGGGATCGGCTGCGATTGGAGCAGGTGATGACGAACCTGCTGTCCAATGCGCTGAAGTATGGCGCGGGCCGGCCGGTTCACGTGCGAGTCGAGGCAGGGCTCGAGTGGGCGGTTTTGGAGGTGCGGGACGAGGGCATCGGCATCGCGCCCGAGCACCTGACACGCATCTTCGGCAAGTTCGAGCGGGCCGTCTCGGGGCGCCATTACGGCGGGCTGGGCCTGGGGCTCTACATCACGAACCAGTTGGTGGAGGCGATGGGCGGCCACATCCAGGTGGAGAGCCAGCCAGGGCGGGGCTCCACGTTCCGCGTGGAGCTGCCGCGCCGGCCCGCGCACACCGCGTGA